In one window of Melospiza melodia melodia isolate bMelMel2 chromosome 21, bMelMel2.pri, whole genome shotgun sequence DNA:
- the SUPT4H1 gene encoding transcription elongation factor SPT4 has translation MAAISLETVPKDLRHLRACLLCSLVKTIDQFEYDGCDNCETYLQMKGNREMVYDCTSSSFDGIITMMSPEDSWVSKWQRISTFKPGVYAVSVTGRLPQGIVRELKSRGVAYKSRDTAIKT, from the exons ATGGCCGCCATCTCGCTGGAGACCGTCCCCAAGGACCTGCGGCACCTGCGggcctgcctgctctgctccctcgTCAAG ACCATCGACCAGTTCGAGTATGACGGCTGTGACAACTGCGAGACGTATCTGCAGATGAAGGGCAACCGCGAGATGGTCTATGACTGCACCAGCTCCTCCTTCGATGG GATCATCACCATGATGAGCCCTGAGGACAGCTGGGTCTCCAAGTGGCAGCGGATCA GTACCTTCAAGCCAGGTGTCTATGCAGTGTCTGTGACCGGCCGCCTGCCCCAAG GGATCGTCCGAGAGCTGAAGAGCCGTGGCGTGGCCTACAAGTCTCGGGACACAGCCATAAAAACCTGA
- the RNF43 gene encoding E3 ubiquitin-protein ligase RNF43, translating into MSAGPQVQLAVLWPWLLMATLQAGLGHTGLALAAAVESERAAAQKAIIRVIPLKVEPIILEGEFANVAEVTPAEGKLLQSHPLSLCNTSEDEHTESGFITIVKLEQPDRDPNPCLSLANKAKLAGERGARAILFDITDDESAADQLRKPRGLSQPVVLIRGHDAELLMGVVNKNREAHVKIEVKEPPAWPDYDVWILLTVVSTVVVIILIFVVRTKCQLNRTQDSVQQQTLRAIGQLATRRYQPRARPAPRWDSASSCSSAPLCAICLEEFSEGQELRIISCSHEFHRECVDPWLQQHHTCPLCMFNILARDSGDQAMAASSRLVPQDMEPGRRLHLFRQHPGHALYHLPQAYPQRNLRSFPPESAHGNPFFHSPELSQLDFGTIHYMPYRPATSLLACGHVAPLAPGLLGQQHPNPSACGQVLAPHRTCPLQPQPPCVAPKAAVAQKQHRVPTLRRGLGHGHQHNSSGSGESYLTEHSGYLADGPGSDSSSGPCHGSSSDSMLNCTDVSLQGIHGSCSTFRSSLSSDYDPFVYCSSEGPTTDHGQEQLRLPRDRRPRSLDLMVPQGAALAKPQVLSHVHYHHHQHLHYRQDSECPPGRAGQGPGPRKSRYSGAKVALHSARTQKRTEKSHHSQQPLESSAVLQEAAPAGQPACPQEGQEPRHTPSISPNRLDFSVDANRQLGAVPLSPRHSLQSRHHRRKRKCPLELDPALLPKDSAEPGACGAPLPPGHPAGSRCSPEAQPLIPSAALPSSSQPLWKCLVPQPSSELRKQEERLSGRERNRSVPADVSGTCTPRHSLSVRLHCPSQQGGQESEEEVQDVHEHSV; encoded by the exons TCCCACCCACTATCCCTGTGCAACACCAGCGAGGATGAACACACGGAGTCGGGATTCATCACCATCGTCAAGCTGGAGCAGCCGGACCGGGATCCCaacccctgcctgtccctggccAACAAG GCAAAGCTGGCAGGGGAGCGTGGAGCCCGTGCGATCCTTTTTGACATCACCGATGATGAAAGTGCTGCTGATCAG ctgaggaaGCCCAGAGGCCTGAGCCAGCCTGTGGTCCTGATCAGGGGCCATGATGCTGAGCTCCTCATGGGCGTTGTGAACAAGAACAGAGAGGCCCATGTGAAGATAGAGGTCAAGGAGCCACCAGCTTGG CCAGACTACGATGTGTGGATCCTTCTCACAGTGGTCAGCACTGTGGTCGTCATCATTTTGATTTTTGTTGTCCGCACAAAGTGCCAGCTGAACAGGACTCAG GACTCGGTGCAGCAGCAGACCCTGCGGGCCATCGGGCAGCTGGCCACGCGCCGCTACCAGCCCCGGGCGCGGCCGGCCCCGCGCTGGGACTcggccagcagctgcagctccgccccGCTCTGTGCCATCTGCCTCGAGGAGTTCAGCGAGGGCCAG GAACTGCGGATCATCTCGTGCTCCCACGAGTTCCATCGGGAGTGTGTTGACCCTTGGCTGCAGCAACACCACACGTGTCCACTTTGCATGTTCAATATTCTTG CCAGAGACTCGGGGGACCAGGCCATGGCTGCCAGCTCCAGGCTGGTCCCTCAGGACATGGAGCCGGGGCGGCGACTCCACCTTTTCCGCCAGCATCCAGGACATGCCCTTTACCACCTCCCACAAGCATATCCTCAGAGGAACCTCAGGAGCTTTCCCCCAGAGTCAGCCCATGGCAACCCCTTCTTCCACTCTCCAGAGCTCTCCCAGTTGGATTTTGGCACCATCCACTACATGCCCTACAGACCAGCCACCTCCCTGCTGGCCTGTGGCCACGTGGCCCCGCTGGCCCCGGGCTTGCTGGGGCAGCAGCACCCCAACCCCTCTGCATGCGGGCAGGTGCTGGCACCCCACAGGACATGTCCCCTTCAGCCTCAGCCCCCCTGTGTGGCACCCAAGGCAGCCGTGGCACAGAAGCAGCACCGTGTGCCCACCCTGCGCCGAGGGCTTGGCCACGGGCACCAGCACAACAGCAGTGGCTCTGGGGAGAGCTATCTCACGGAGCACAGCGGGTACCTGGCCGACGGGCCGGGCAGCGACTCCAGCTCGGGGCCCTGCCACGGCTCCTCCAGTGACTCCATGCTGAACTGCACAGACGTCAGCCTGCAGGGCATCCATGGCAGCTGCTCCACGTTccgcagctccctcagcagcgACTATGACCCCTTCGTGTACTGCAGCTCCGAGGGCCCCACCACGGACCACGGGCAGGAGCAGCTGCGgctgcccagggacaggcggcCCCGGTCCTTGGACCTGATGGTGCCCCAGGGGGCTGCTCTGGCCAAGCCCCAGGTGCTCAGCCACGTCCactaccaccaccaccagcacctccACTACAGGCAGGACTCAGAGTGTCCCCCTGGGCGAGCCGGGCAGGGGCCCGGGCCACGCAAATCCCGGTATTCCGGGGCCAAGGTTGCCCTCCACAGTGCTCGGACACAAAAGAGAACTGAGAAAAGCCATcattctcagcagcctctggaaAGCAGTGCCGTGCTacaggaggcagctccagcaggccagccagcctgtccccaggaaGGCCAGGAACCCCGTCACACCCCCTCCATTTCTCCAAACAGGCTGGACTTCAGTGTAGATGCCAACAGACAACTGGgagctgtcccactgtcccccagACACAGCTTACAGAGCAGGCATCACCGAAGGAAAAGAAAGTGTCCCCTGGAGCTGGACCCCGCTCTCCTGCCCAAGGACTCGGCCGAGCCCGGAGCCTGCGGCGCTCCCCTTCCTCCTGGCCATCCCGCTGGCTCCCGCTGCTCTCCCGAAGCCCAGCCCCTGATCCCAAgcgctgccctgcccagcagctcccagcccctctggaaGTGTTTAGTGCCACAGCCCAGCTCCGAGCTGAGGAAGCAGGAGGAGAGGTTGTCAGGACGGGAGAGAAACCGCTCGGTTCCTGCGGATGTCTCAGGGACGTGCACCCCCAGGCACAGTCTGAGTGTCCGCCTTCACTGCCCATCTCAGCAGGGTGGTCAGG AATCTGAAGAGGAGGTCCAGGATGTCCATGAACACTCAGTTTAA